One Ahaetulla prasina isolate Xishuangbanna chromosome 1, ASM2864084v1, whole genome shotgun sequence DNA window includes the following coding sequences:
- the MRPL23 gene encoding large ribosomal subunit protein uL23m, whose protein sequence is MARRAFYPLYQLGNPPTRIFRTDYFLTLVRPGSPLPEDTVQFRIPMDMTRVELKEYLEKIYNVPVAAVRTRIQFGSNKQRDDKNRRIKKPDYKVAYVQLAEGQTFQFPNLFPDKDKPPEPDSSEEIENKVEKEKQKKINDLKRGDVPNWFWH, encoded by the exons ATGGCTCGGCGGGCTTT TTATCCGCTTTATCAGTTAGGAAATCCTCCAACAAGAATTTTCCGGACAGATTACTTCTTGACCCTGGTGAGGCCTGGCAGCCCACTGCCAGAAGATACGGTACAGTTCCGCATCCCCATGGA CATGACAAGAGTAGAATTGAAAGAGTAccttgaaaaaatatataatgtgCCAGTAGCTGCTGTACGAACCAGGATACAGTTTG GCTCAAACAAACAGAGGGATGACAAAAATAGACGAATCAAGAAGCCAGACTACAAGGTTGCCTATGTACAGCTG GCGGAAGGACAGACTTTCCAATTTCCAAACTTGTTTCCAGACAAGGACAAACCTCCTGAGCCTGACTCTTCTGAAGAAATTGAGAACAAAGttgaaaaagagaaacagaagaaaattaaTGATCTCAAACGTGGAGATGTTCCTAACTGGTTTTGGCATTGA